A genomic region of Pithys albifrons albifrons isolate INPA30051 chromosome 20, PitAlb_v1, whole genome shotgun sequence contains the following coding sequences:
- the RAB14 gene encoding ras-related protein Rab-14 → MATAPYNYSYIFKYIIIGDMGVGKSCLLHQFTEKKFMADCPHTIGVEFGTRIIEVSGQKIKLQIWDTAGQERFRAVTRSYYRGAAGALMVYDITRRSTYNHLSSWLTDARNLTNPNTVIILIGNKADLEAQRDVTYEEAKQFAEENGLLFLEASAKTGENVEDAFLEAAKKIYQNIQDGSLDLNAAESGVQHKPSAPQGGRLTSEPQPQREGCGC, encoded by the exons ATGGCAACTGCACCTTACAACTATTCCTACATCTTTAAGTACATCATTATTG GGGACATGGGTGTAGGAAAGTCCTGTTTGCTCCATCAATTCACAGAAAAGAAGT TTATGGCAGACTGTCCCCACACAATTGGTGTTGAATTTGGCACAAGAATAATTGAAGTTAGTGGCCAAAAAATTAAACTACAGATTTGGGATACAGCAGGACAAGAGAGATTCAGGGCTGTCACACGAAGCTACtacagaggagcagcaggagctctcaTGGTCTACGACATCACCAG AAGAAGTACATATAATCACTTAAGCAGCTGGCTGACAGATGCAAGGAACCTCACCAATCCAAATACT GTGATAATCCTCATAGGAAACAAAGCAGACCTGGAAGCACAGAGGGATGTTACATATGAAGAAGCCAAACaatttgctgaagaaaatg GTTTGTTGTTCCTCGAAGCGAGTGCGAAAAC CGGCGAGAACGTGGAGGACGCCTTCCTGGAGGCCGCCAAGAAGATCTACCAGAACATCCAGGACGGGAGCCTGGACCTGAACGCGGCCGAGTCGGGCGTGCAGCACAAGCCGTCGGCGCCGCAGGGCGGGCGGCTAACGAGCGAACCGCAGCCGCAGAGGGAAGGCTGTGGCTGCTAG